The genomic stretch AGAATGGCTTGGACATGATTCAAGGGGAGAGAATCACCCAGTTGCATCGGCATGGGAATAGCTTGCAACAGATCATTGTGGATGCAGGCTGTAAATTCAGCAGTACAGGAGCCAGAAGGCTGGTCCTCAGTGACTTTACAGGCAAGGCAGGGAGCAAGGCTGGGTATGATGCCCTCATCCTTCTCCTTGTGACCCATACACACCATGAAAGGCAGCAAACCCCACTTTAGTGTCTCCTACAACACTAACTGAATCGGCATCCTTGGGGAATGCATTGCTGGGATGCCTACAAGACATCAAGCAATAGAAAAGCTTCATGAACatcagggccttgagcaacctggtgttcctgcccatggcagggggctggaactggatgaacttaaggtcctttccaacccaaaccgttctgtgattcgaTGATTCCATCCACATGAAGCTTGACTCAGCAGAAAGGATTCAAAGCAGCCTCCCTCTCCTGGCAAtgcctccagcactgctgtaTGGGTTCAGTGGGAGCTGCTCCACACTATGGGATGCTCTCAAACAGCCCTGAGTGAGGGGCAGGTTCCCCCCGATGGCTCCCCCCAGACCCAGCTCAGGTTTCCAACACCACTGAGCGCAGGAAGGAGTTTATCACCAGGTACATTCACTCAGCACCACTGCAGGCGCCGCTCTGTGCCACGTGGCTTTAAGATAATTGTGCCTTGTGGCTCCCAGGCTGGGAGGTTGGTGTGGATGGGCTTCAGTTTAAACACCTCCCAAAATCTGTTGGGATGGACAACAAATGCTGGGAGTGAATGTGGGCAGAGCCGGAGCCTGCCTGCATCCGACCCCTAGAGTTTTCCATGTAAACTATTCCTTGGAAAAGGAATTTGAGTGTTTGGGGGCTTTTATTTACCCCTTCAAAACATGGTCTGGGGAAGGGAATAAACTTCACAAGTTTCCTGCGTGGCAAAGCTCCCATTTCAGAGGAGTGGGAGAAAATCCTGTTCCTCGCCTCAGTCTCCCTGCATTGTCCTGCACACGTGGTTTCTCCACCTCTCTGCTTCCCAGCCAGGATTCAGGGATGTAAATGTTGTCATTTCCCATCCTCTTCTGGTTACTGAAGAAAGATCTTActcaagagaaagaaatctaTATGTTGCTTACAGTGCCAGTCAAAACAGGGCCTCGTATGCTATTGTAATGTAAACTACTGTAAGACTTCATGAAATGCTATTTCTAATGCAATATAAAGAATAAAAGGTAATATTTAGAGCATTTTCATATTGAGAGCTTCCCGGGGCTGCTTTATCCACCCTGAAGAAGCAGCTATAATCCAATTTTCACGGTGGATGGAAATGACAGTATCTCGATCCAGTACAGGCACAGCTGGGATTTCCACACCATGATCCACTAAATCCATACCCAGCAAAGATCAGAGCCACATGAGAAGCTCCACAATGGTTTCAGGTATCTCTGCatctccagagcatcccacaggagGAGCAGCCACCCCTTTGGGTCTGGATGTTCAttatagatcatagaatcatagaatggtttgggttggaagggaccttctaagatgatctagtccaaaccccttGCTATGACCAGGGACATCTTCATCTAGATCAGGGTTCAACTAGATCTTTAACTAGATGCTTGTGTTATATCCTTTGCTATATCCCATACATaccccatggcagagggttggactagatcatctttaaggtccattccaactgGAACCGTTCCATGTTTCTATCCCTAACGTGCTGCTGATGCTAACTGCCTTTGCAAAGGGAACTTCAGCCacctgagcagagctggaggtgaGATAAAACACAACCCTGCGTGTCAGCACTGAGCAACACCCCAGTTTTGACCCCAGACCCTGTGTGGCGCATGTGGGTACCAAACTCTCCATCCCTACGGCCCAGCGCTGCCCTTTCCCACACAGCCCCTGGGCTGCCAACCACATTTTCACAGTGAAGCGGGCTGGATTTTAGCAAATCCTGCCCCAAAATCCAGCTCTGGGGACTCGCGGCTGCAGGTGCAGCGGGAGGCCCCGGGATTAATCCGCAGTGGATTAGTCGGGTCAGCAATTAAACGCTGGCGCTTAGCGCTGCGTGCAGGGAAAACCTGGCACTCAAGGACAAAATGCGGTTCCTCCTTAAAGGCTGCAGCCACTCCAAAATGCTGCATCTATCTGCTGGGAGCGTTGCTGGGACCATAAACAAGCCGGCTGTGTGACAGGCAGCTAAATATAGTGCAGCCCGGGTTGccttcctgctgcctgtgccatCTGAATTCCTTGGTACGCTGAGTTTTCATCTATATTTTGTTCTCGGGGAGGGCTATGACTAAGAGAAATCCACAGCTGAAGGGATAGCAGAAGATGGAGGCCCTGGTCCAGATGCAGAAGCTGAATAAAGTCCATACTTTGCAGACCTAGGGGCCTGTCCAAGATATTGCTcgcccttctcctcctcctcctccctctcctctccttggCAGTACCCAAAATAAGACTATAGTAACGACAGCCACAAATACATCAGTGAGACATTAAATATGTTCTGATTTAAAGTCACAGTGCTCCCGAGGTGATGCTGAGGGGGATAAACACCTACCTGGAGCATCAGTGCCATAGggagcagccccatccctgctgttcCTGCACTCCGGACACCCGGCCAGAGCTCCCTCAGAAAGaccaaagcaaaagcaatgaTGTATGCACACAGCTGTgtatttttactcttttcttGGCCCAAAGTAGTGTTTTTAAAGGGaatgcagctctgtgtttgtgTCAGCATAAAAAAATGGGGGGGTTGAAGGTCAGCTTCACAGTGGATGTGCTGCGAGAGGCCGGACATCAGTATTTCATAGCAGCATTTATATACCCCCCATTACCCCTCCGGTAGGAAGTACAGCTATGTTCAGATGCAGGTTGCAACTATTATTTAAAGCCAGAAAATCACTTCAATTTGATTCATTGACAGTAATATGCCCAAATGGCTTTCACCACCCTAAAATGCACAAACACCTCTTACGGGGTAGCAAGAAGAGATGCTCATTTTGGTACGGAATCATTGGGTTACCCGGAGCAGGAGAGAGGTTATTCAACAATCAGCGCCCAGGTAGAGCTTGCCGAATCCCAGCCCCTCCGCTTGCCCACCAGACAGGGCTATGCGCTGCCCTGCCGAGAGAAGCAGTTTTCAGCGCAAACCCTCAAGCCCATTACACAACAGGGCTCTAAAGCAGGATTTTCCCCGAGCTGCAGGATCCCAGCGAGCGCTCCCAATGATTACTCAGCACAAAGGTGCCGTAAACAAGGTCCACCATCGCCGTCTCGCTGCTCTTCCACCGCATCCCGCTCACGGCTAAGCTTTCCTTACCTCCCTTTTCAGCTGCGTGCATCCTCGGCTCCCGGCTCCTGCGGCGGGATCCCGGCTGCGCTCCCGCACGCCGCCTCCCCGCTCCTCATCCGGCGGCAGTCCCGGGTCACGGGGCGAAGACGACGATGACAGCGACGGTGGCCATGGGCTGGGGCGCTGCTGCCTGGGAAGTGCGCGCTGCTCCGGGCCCTGCCCGGTTATATTTGGGATTACAGAGACTCAGGGAAGGATGAGGATGGAGGCAGACATATCACATCTTCGAAAATGTGGCATGGAGTGGGATCTGGAGTCTGCAGGTCTGAGCCATCGAGTGCAAAACGAACCCATCTTctatatttattcctttttttcccgAGAGATTTTGCTTTTTGGAGAAGGTGAAACCCTTTGGATGGAGTCAGCGGGGATGTGGCATGTCAtagagcagggaatggggcaATGTGCTGCTTGAGGCACTTCCCTGGATCCCCATTACTAGCTGACACTATGAAGATGCTATTAACTGCCCCCAAACCTTTATCACAGCAGATAAGTATAATATCAATATGTTATACTATCAACTATTATAgtacatattatatatatacagattataatagaaatattatatataataactACAGATGTGTTGGGGTTACAAACTAGCAGTTCCATTTCTTCCAAGCAGTCATCAGTAACTCCAGCTATTTCTTTGGGTATCCCTTATCCCCACTGTATCTGAGCATCCCAGAAGCTTTAATCACACTGCAGAACACCCAGGGGAGGCAGAGCAGTGTAGGGACTGATGGGGAAACAACAGACGAGTTCAAGATACAGATCCCCAGGGACAGGTATGCAAAAGGACGATTTAAAGTAACCGGGCTGTAAAACAGCAGCGTGGAGCACAGACAGCAAATAAGGAGCGAGATCCTACAAGCCTTGTgtgaagaagctcttccctgtgagggtgctgaggcgctggcacagggtgcccagagaagctgtggctgccccatccctggcagcgctcaaggccaggttggacacaggggcttggagcaagctgctccagtggaaggggtccctgcccgtggcaggggttggagctggatgagctttaaggttccttccagcacaaaccaggctgtgagtctatgattccatgaaactGGGGGGCTTCTCCCCAGCTGCAAGGGACACACACCCAAACCTGTCATGGCCAGGGACAGCCACAACACCCAAAAACCAGCTTGTTCCTATGGGGCTGCTAAatacttcatttcatttcagagcaACACTGATTGCATTAAAAttctcaccttcctctgctacCTCTATACATTTTATGCTATCGATCCCTTAACAGAATCATACAATCCATAGAATCTTAtggaacttctgcctaagagctcagctcagtctcccctcgggcaggttcaagccattccccttggcctggccctacaggcccttgtccaaagcccctctccgggTTTCTTGTCAGCACCCCTCATACAGGCCACAGGtcaggacacagggatggggacaccaacCCttgtcccctccctgctcccctggcAGCACTTGGGGAAGAGCCAAGGCTTTGGTCTCAGCTGGGTTTTCGCATTCCTCACAGATTCCTCTGCTTTTTGACCTTcaatcttttgttttcagactgAGCTCTTTTTCTGGCTTACGCAGCAGTTCTTTTCCTCGTTGTATTTATCTGCCCTTGCACCCTCAGCCAGAGTTGCACAGAGGCATTATAGCCCAAATCCTGCACAGAGTCAATACCTCCCTCCTTGGCCTCTGGATTGCCATGACCCTGAGCCCCAGCATCACCCTCGCcatgcctctgcttcctcacctCCCAGGCAGTGGGTTTGCTCTTTATCACCCTATTGTTATTTCTCCTACTCATTTCTGAGTCTCTGCTTGTTCCAAACAGGGGACAAAGCGCCCTGAGCTGCTATGTGGGAATACAACAGTTGGATCTGCAAATGGGTAGTGATGGGGGGAGGCACCTCATGACTGCTACCAAGTAATGCGATGGATTACACAGGGCGCAGGCAATGGCCAGAGCCTCTCCATTTCTTTTACTGGGGAAGTTAACTGTGAACATAAAACCCACTTCATGTGCAAGAAGGGTGTGAGGGAAGGAGAAACTCACTTAATCTGCACTGTCAGAACTGGCTTTTTAACTATTATTTTGGGTTATCTCAAACGAAGGAGGTGGCTGTATGACAGGACCCAAATGGTATTGTGTCCAAGCTCAAAACCTGGGGGACCCCATTTACTGAGGGATTGTCTCCTGTGTTCAAGTGGGGATGCTCTcattcctcttctttcctcttcctccttgtcTTGTATAAAGAAACAGCCTCAGAGCACGGCAAAGGCTCATGCAAAGCCTGGCTTCCAGTGGGCCCTGGGCATAACTCACACACAgacaccagcagcacaggggtAAGCAGGAGAGATTTATTTACACCTTTGAGCAGTAACACGGCTGCAGCGATTCACCAGGAAGAAACTCCAGGAAGAAGACTCAGCGTGAGACGCCAGCAGAGCCCCGCACACAGggagacaccccccccccacccccccagcatCTTGGGTCAGTACAAAATCGCCATCGCTTTACAAAAGGCGCGAGGTTCACAGTAAGGTACCAAAGGGGAGCGCGGCGGCAAGGAAAGACGAGGGACGCGGGTCCCTGCTGGTATTTGGTCTATGAAAATGCACCATAGAACGACTCCTGTAGAAAAGCCCTATCCCAAAGGCTCCGTGCATGCACAGTCATGGGGTTTGCACCTCCTGTAGGACTCAAAGGCTTTAAAACAAGCGCTCAGGCGGCTCTCCTGGGGCAAAGACATCTGTGAGCCCTGTCCTGCCGCTGGGCGCTGCATGGGGTGGCCTCTCTGCGGGAGGCACTTTGCAGCGAGGATGGATGAGACACAAGAGCAAGGAAAAGCAGCGAGCAGCCCCCCTGCCCGGCACTTGGccctggcagagctgcctgccatggccaggctgCTTTTATAGCCTAAAATCCCCTCCCCAACATCATCTCCTCCCCTCATGCCCACCACTTCAAAGGAAACCAGCGCACACGTTTTGGCTCTTTCTagatctgtgtttaaaaaaagccCAGACCCCATGCGAGGGTCATGGGAAAATCTTGCTTAAATAGGATTTCATTGCAGGGTGGAAGATTTGTGTCATCCCAGCCCAGGAGCTCCAGGGGAATGGAAAGGCCACAGGGACAGCAGTGAAACATGATGGTCCCTCTGCTCCCACCAACCCCATCCAGAGCAGGATGCGGAGCCTCACCTGCATCATCACCTTCACCCACAGGCAGGCAATGAGGCAGAGATCTCACTGAGCAGACGCCTGAGGGCTTCAGGAGAGCACCAGCGCAAAGCTGCCTCTATCAGAGAGGGCAAATATCAGGGGCTCCTCCAACAGCATGAGGATGCGGGTGGCTCGGTGGGGATAAAAACCATCCAGGGATGTGCTGAGGTTTCACCTATGCATCCCTAACAAAGCCAGTCGGCTCCCcctgccctgccatggggccACTcgccaaacaaaaaacaggaaTAGTGACACTTCAGCAGTTAACATTTGCCTGGGCTCCTCTAATTCATCAAATGGTTGTGGAGTGACAGCTTTCCTGCCCCCCTGCTGAGCCACCCATGGCAGACTGCAGCGTCCTGCAGAATTCCCCAAAACTGATGctaaaattcagcttttttttccttttttaacctttaaaaatacacatctggctttatttttctttaaatatatagtCTATAAAATAAGGCAACTTGAGGAGACAAAAAGGGCATCCCCATTGCTTAGGTACTGCAGTCCTGCCACTCAGTCACAGTACTTCCAGTTGAGACAAGCCGTCCCATCCAGCCACAAAGCTCCTGCACATGAGAGAAGAGGAGCAACATGCTCAGAAGATGCTGTCAATGGTGGGAAACGCCTGGGCACAGCtctcagcacccccagcacGTGTCCTGAGGAAGGGAAGGCTCTCATCCCTCTGGGGTTCGTGGCAAAGGAGCTGCTTCTGCCAGGAATGCTGCAGCAGGAACCGCGTGGGGAACACCCCATCTCCAGGGGAATTCAGGGACAAAGGCAGCACAGAAGATGGAATGACCTGATTTCTCCCCAGAACTGAAGCACACATTGAAATAGATCTTTGGGAGAAATTCTTATGACTGTATCTTGTCGTAGTCAAAGCTATAAACAAAGGTAAGCACAAAGGAGTGCAACGCATCCCCAGCACAGATCCTGCTCGGTGACACAGCACGGCATGAAAACTGGACTGTACAGCAGCTTTTTCTGACAGGAATTGCCTCTCCCTCTATGGAAGAAACACAAGTGTGTGTTTTACCTCCAAAGTCTTCCCTCTTTTACGTGTATTAATGCTGGAAATGTGATCTTCACATTCCAAGCTTTGTAGCGTACACATTTTCCATGTTGCTCTCCAGTTCCCACTGGGCTGAGCCTTGCTTTGTACAGCTTTCTCTTTCTAAGAAATAAagttaatagaaaataatttataggAAAAACCCCACGAACAACAAACAACTAGAGAGTAACCTACAGAAAACGGCACTGTGGAGCAACAGGGTGGCACACTGTAGGCTCAAACAGCAACTGGGGTTTGTACGGGGGTGGCAGGGACATCATGGCAAGCTGTGTAAACCTGGTATGGCCATTACCTGATCTCTGTGTGCACTTGGACCATAGACAAGAACACTTTGTAGCCTCCAAAGAGAATAAACCCACCTTATTAAAGCAGACTTGACCTtctaaacaaagacattttcaCCCTGATACTGGCTATAACCATGTACCCACCAATGACACCCAGTACACCCAGGGAAGGGACACAAGATACCACACAGTCGCCTAATCTGGGCACAGCCCTAGCACTGCACAGAGAAACCTAATCCGTGACGGAATCAACTCTTGGTCCTTGGACAAGCTGTTTAGTTCTCCTCATCTGAGAGGACGGGTGGGATCTTGCTGGAAAGCAGGGTGTACACGTACGGCCAGATCTTGTTGGTCTCTGTGCCCGAGAAGGAGTGAAGGatgcccctgctcctgcaaaAGAGATGGGGGGAGAAGTGACCACCAACCCTTCCTGAGGACGAGGGTGTTTGAGGTCAGGTTGGCCACTGGCAGGGGACagcccagccaggctggaagCTCACCAATGGCTTTTTGGGTGAGAGGACGGGGATGAAGGGGATGAGCAGTGGTGTTGTCTGGTAGGAGCCCAGCTGCACTCACACACAGATGAACCAAACCCAGATAACCATGAATAATCACATCACCCAGGACACAACTCACCCTCAACCCCTAAAGACCACTCTATAAAGCGCTTTAGAGATGTAAATCAGCAGGATTTACTCATCTGCTTAAGCAAGTAGGAAACTCATGGCCCCAGTTCTCCTCCCTCACCTTTGCCCCCTTCTGGACCACTTCTGGTTTTATAAATGCTCCTGGGTGCTTGCTCCCTTTCAGTAGTGGATTGCCACCAACAGCATCCATCTGTTCCCAACTCGGTCCCAAATTACCAGCACTGCGGAAGGGACAAGCCCTGAAATGTGCCTGTACTCACAGTAGACCCATCCAAGCCTCCTGCCAATCATCCTGTACTTTACCTAAACTGATTTCTTGCCCTGGATGATTTTTATAGGGTGACTGTGCAGCACACACCACCCTGGAcctgcacagcacagggctgctctctgcAACATCTCCATCCCCACCTCAGTGATGGCTCTGCATGGGCAGGGCAGGGTGTGGGACGTCTCAGAGCTTGTGCCTGGTTTTATGGTCACGCTGTGGGTTATTCCACACGGTCCAACTCACTTGTACATCTCTATCACTGGCTTTGCAGcatctttgtattttctgagcCTGGCAGCAACGGCCTCGGGTCTGTCGTCCTCGCTCTGGACCAGCGGCTCACCCGTCAGGTCATCAACGCCCTGCAGGAAGGCAAACACCATTGAGGGgatccagccccagccccatcactgcagctccctcccatgCACTGCTGCCAAATGCCTTGTCCTGTTCTGCATCCATCGAGCATCTCTGGATGAATCTGATTTTCCTAATTAATATTTAGCATAACCCCTTCAGGCTGGGTCCTGAGCTCCACTGATCAGCACTCGCTACCTGGGATTTCTTCCCCAATGCTTATTTATGACCTCAGCTCACACACAGAAAAGGTTTCTCTCATCTTTTCCTCTGtgagctgctcccagctggcaccactgggatgctgcaggctcCTACCCGGACATGAGGGGGGTTGAAGTCCATGTTGTAGACCCTCCCGCTGGCCGGGTGGACCCAGCGGGCGCTCAGGCGATCCTTCAGCGTCTCAAAGGGAATGTTCAAGCTGATGACCAGGTCCAGCTCACAGATCCTGTCCAGCGCCTCGGCTTGCCCCAGCGTGCGAGGGAAACCTGTGTAGACGCAGCATCAGAAAGGGGTTGTCATGagaggcaggaaagcagcagtgatggaACCAAACCCgcagccccagagctgcagaacCAGCGCAGCTCCTCGCTCTAGCAAAGCGGTGTGAGAGTCAGGCATCCACCATATGGCTGCAATAAAAAATAGCTCTTACAGCACTGACTCCCAAAATACATCACACAGGTCGCTGTGGGCTCATGTTTTCCTGCAAAGTCGTGTCTGATGCTGGGCTAGATCCCTGCAgaggggctggtgctggtggaAGCATCTGTTCTTGCCATCAGACTGCAACAAGGGGTGGCTCTGAGCCGGTCCCCTCTTCAGTGTTCTCTGCtgataacattttttttaaatgcttttaatcttttttacaTCCATAAAACCCTCTGAGACCTCCCAGGGTCTTCCCAAGCAGGGTATTATTAGCCAAAAGCTTgtaggggctgacaagaaacctggagaggggcttgggacaagggcctgcagggacaggccaaggggaatggcttgaacctgcccgaggggagactgagctgagctcttaggcagaagctcttccctgggagggtgctgaggcgctggcacagggtgcccagagaagctgtggctgccccatccctggcagtgctcaaggccaggttggacacaggggcttggagcaagctgctccagtggaaggggtccctgcccgtggcaggggttggaactggatgagctttaaggtcccttccaatacaaaccaggctgggattctgtgagtATCTCCATATTCACCGACCATTTCAAAGACATCAGCAGATTGGCAAGGGAAGGTTTCTACCCCTCTAACAGCCATGGTTACACATCCCTACACATCACACCTGCCTGTGCCCAGCACCGCAGCTCAGCACAACCCATCCTGCCCCATCCCCTAACCAGGCCCCAAAGCAGTTCCTAGAGCTGCCACCAGCCCTTGCTAGCTCCCAGGCCACATCCAGCACTGCACCACAGCTGCTGGGATGCAGCTTCACCACCAAGGGCTGCCGGAGCTCCTGGCAAACCCTTTGCTGCTCCTCTCACTGCTTCCCTTGCTGGTTTGCTCTCAGTGTCTTCTCCACCCACACCTCAGGTGGCTTTCAGCCTCGGCATGAATAGCTCCTTTGCACACATATGGAGGTGAGAAGAGGTTTTTCTTGGCTTGCTTCCAGCCCCGCTCTGCTCCCTGGCTCCGCCTTATGAAACACCCATctcctttcccagcctttccctTTCCCGGACACGAGCCAAGGGCTCAGCTGGACACGCACGTGCTGCTGCCTAGGGCAGATGTCCCTGCCAacagctcagctcctgcctctcTTTCCACGACCATCAAAGATCTTCTCTTTCCTGGTGCTGCCAAGCCACAAGCAGCAGAACAGGGTTTGAACGGGAGCTGGGATTTCCCCATCAGAGGGAATGCCGGCAGCGCACTCACCATCCAGCAGCCAGTGCTGCTCTCGCCGCTTCTCCAGCTCTGTCATCATCAGGCGTGTGATGACGTGGTCGGGCACCAGAAGGCCTCGCTCAAGGTACTGCTTTGCCAAGACACCAACTTCTGTTcaagagaagcaaaggaaaaagagggagaaaaggaaaaaaacatgacaTTTCCACTTAAAAACCAGTGCTCCCCCTCAAATTCTGCCTGTCCTCCCAAATTGCTCATCCAGGATGTTTTCGgcagcatccctctgctcagagctgctggtCCTGATAGCTGGAGGCCATGAGGTCCTTTTTGTGATGTAGAAATGGAAACGCTTGAAATACCCAAGAGCAGGAACACAGCAAGCAGCAGATGAGCCGCGGCAGCCCTGCTGTCAACAGCACCGTCCCTGCCATGCCTGTGCACGCACAATGTGCCACGCAAAGAGCTCCTTTGGTTTTGGAAACAGCACCCATGTGGCTACAGGTGACACTGGCATGAATATTAACTGTCCCAAAGGTACTGGACCAGCTGCAAGGGATGTGCCAACTCCACACACCTCCAACGGTGGTATGGTCACCCCATCCCAGACCACAGATCTGGTTAATGTACAGACATGGAATCCCGgcctggtttgtattggaagggaccttaaggctcacccagttccaaccctgccacgggcagggaccccttccactggagcagcttgctccaagcccctgtgtccaacctggccttgagcactgccagggatggggcagccacagcttctctgggcaccctgtgccagcgcctcagcaccctcacagggaagagcttctgcctaagagctcagctcagtctcccctcgggcaggttcaagccattccccttggcctgtccctacaggcccttgtcccaagcccctctccaggtttcttgtagcccctttaagtactggaagacAGCTCCCCTTCCAAAGGGCTTTAAGACTTCAAATCCTCAACTTAATAAACAGTCAGATAAGAAAATTATTCTCAAGATCAAATCCTTGAGAACCTCATTATGGTGTAACTGCAATGCAAATATCCCTTACCAGGCTCCTGCTGGCTCTCCCCCACATCATTCAGCTggagccagcagtgctgaggAGAAGCCCACAGTGGTTTCTGCACAGGTTACACCATGTCTGGATCCACCTTCACATCCACCTGGCATCACCCAGGATGTAATATGGGTTTATTCTGcttatatttttattgcagCTGGGGTAGAGCAAAAGTTACTCCAAAGAGAGATGCAACAAATCCAATTGCTTCTTACTTATGGGTTGCCTGGGATTCTCTTTTAGCCACCCAGGGACACAAAGAAACTGATTGGAAAATGCGAAGTCTTTACCACCATGTGTGACCTCTCCCCTCTTGGGCCAGGACCCTATGGACACCTCTGCTCTCTTCCCACAGCAGGTGAAATAGCACTCGTCACCAGAAATTAACAACTCTGCAATCGGTTTTGGGAGATTTCTGCTGAGGAC from Lathamus discolor isolate bLatDis1 chromosome 3, bLatDis1.hap1, whole genome shotgun sequence encodes the following:
- the AK4 gene encoding adenylate kinase 4, mitochondrial translates to MASKLLRAVVLGPPGSGKGTVCERIARSFGLQHLSSGQFLRESLDGGGEVGVLAKQYLERGLLVPDHVITRLMMTELEKRREQHWLLDGFPRTLGQAEALDRICELDLVISLNIPFETLKDRLSARWVHPASGRVYNMDFNPPHVRGVDDLTGEPLVQSEDDRPEAVAARLRKYKDAAKPVIEMYKSRGILHSFSGTETNKIWPYVYTLLSSKIPPVLSDEEN